Proteins encoded within one genomic window of uncultured Draconibacterium sp.:
- a CDS encoding DEAD/DEAH box helicase encodes MKKTFEDLKVAKSILKSLDDIGFTTPTPIQEKAIPQINSGVNIVGVAQTGTGKTAAYLLPLLTRLKKPEGVDPRVVILVPTRELSIQVGEDIEELTSYSELRHAAVFGGIGWTKHAALLEPGIDILVATPGRLWDLYQVGALRLKKVKYLVIDEADRMLDMGFMPQIKQLQEIIPSRRQNLLFSATFSEKIEKLAEEFLDYYDKLEVAPSATPVGQVTQTCYRVPNYRTKLNLIKYLLEDEEKFTRVVIFVKTKEHAEGVYKVVQRKAEGEKRILHSNKAQNSRINSIQAFKNGEVRILITTDVSARGMDVSQVSHVINFDLPNDYDDYIHRIGRTARAGHKGDAITLIDPPAEWHWKKIESLMRQEIQLLDLPEEVEVAESEFKENQDMLREIDRQRKIDDPTFQGAFHQKKRKGSSKRSFEDKFARTKARQKRKKRRK; translated from the coding sequence AATCGATATTAAAATCGCTCGACGATATTGGGTTTACTACGCCAACGCCCATACAGGAAAAAGCTATTCCTCAAATTAATTCGGGGGTGAATATAGTTGGTGTAGCCCAAACCGGAACCGGAAAAACTGCTGCTTACCTTCTTCCCTTGCTTACACGGCTGAAAAAGCCTGAAGGAGTTGATCCACGTGTTGTAATCCTTGTTCCTACACGCGAACTTTCGATTCAGGTTGGTGAAGATATTGAAGAATTAACAAGTTACTCGGAGTTACGCCATGCGGCAGTATTTGGCGGTATTGGTTGGACAAAACATGCTGCCTTGCTGGAGCCGGGCATCGATATCCTTGTTGCCACACCAGGTCGACTGTGGGATTTATACCAGGTTGGAGCATTGCGATTAAAAAAGGTAAAATACCTTGTAATCGACGAAGCCGACCGTATGTTGGATATGGGATTTATGCCTCAAATCAAGCAGTTACAGGAGATTATTCCATCGCGTAGACAAAACCTGTTGTTCTCAGCTACCTTTTCAGAAAAGATTGAAAAACTGGCAGAGGAATTTCTCGACTACTATGATAAACTGGAAGTAGCACCATCGGCAACTCCGGTTGGGCAGGTTACACAAACTTGTTACCGGGTTCCGAATTACCGTACTAAGCTAAATCTTATCAAGTACCTTCTTGAGGATGAAGAGAAATTTACACGTGTGGTAATTTTTGTAAAAACAAAAGAACATGCTGAGGGCGTTTACAAAGTGGTTCAGCGGAAAGCGGAAGGAGAAAAACGAATTCTCCATTCAAACAAAGCTCAAAACTCGCGTATTAATTCTATCCAGGCGTTTAAAAATGGCGAGGTTCGTATACTTATTACTACTGATGTTTCGGCACGTGGTATGGATGTGAGCCAGGTGAGCCACGTTATAAACTTTGATTTGCCGAATGATTACGACGACTATATTCACCGAATCGGGCGAACTGCACGTGCCGGACATAAAGGTGATGCTATCACTCTAATCGATCCGCCGGCAGAGTGGCACTGGAAAAAGATTGAAAGTTTGATGCGCCAGGAAATTCAACTTCTGGACTTGCCGGAAGAAGTTGAAGTGGCCGAATCGGAGTTCAAAGAAAACCAGGATATGTTACGCGAAATTGATCGCCAGCGCAAAATAGACGATCCTACTTTCCAGGGAGCATTCCACCAGAAAAAAAGGAAAGGCTCTTCAAAACGTTCGTTCGAAGATAAATTTGCGAGAACAAAAGCTCGTCAGAAGCGGAAGAAAAGAAGGAAATAA